In Paenibacillus kyungheensis, the following are encoded in one genomic region:
- a CDS encoding amino acid ABC transporter permease, translated as MTLDPSFMWTAFLSLFKALPTTLMITFVSVICGLLIGTGVALCRIYRIPGLSQLSTAYVTFIRGTPMLMHLLLIYFGLPILIDSVSAHLGWSFTSASIPLIGFVFIAFSITAGAYMSEVVRAGIVAVDRGQIEAAHSIGMTTPQALRRIVLPQALAVSLPNLSNSVIGMLHGSTLAYTISVVEINAQALVVAANNWKYFEAYIAAAVLFWGLTLLIERGSGWLEKRLNAYHRGGVM; from the coding sequence ATGACACTGGATCCATCGTTTATGTGGACAGCCTTTCTAAGCCTTTTTAAAGCATTACCGACTACGCTTATGATTACTTTCGTATCTGTAATCTGCGGTCTATTGATAGGAACGGGGGTAGCCTTATGTCGAATTTATCGAATTCCTGGATTGTCTCAACTTTCTACCGCTTACGTGACTTTTATACGCGGTACACCGATGTTGATGCATTTGTTGTTAATTTATTTTGGCTTACCGATTCTGATCGATAGTGTATCTGCTCACTTAGGATGGTCATTTACTTCGGCATCGATTCCGCTCATTGGATTTGTATTTATCGCATTTTCGATTACAGCAGGAGCATATATGTCTGAAGTGGTACGAGCAGGTATTGTTGCTGTAGATCGTGGACAGATCGAAGCGGCTCACTCGATTGGCATGACAACACCACAAGCGTTACGCCGAATCGTATTACCACAAGCGTTAGCAGTCAGCCTTCCGAATTTGTCCAATTCAGTGATTGGGATGTTACATGGATCTACACTTGCTTATACGATCTCTGTTGTAGAAATTAACGCCCAAGCACTAGTAGTTGCTGCGAACAACTGGAAGTACTTTGAAGCGTATATCGCCGCTGCTGTCTTGTTCTGGGGACTGACCTTATTGATCGAACGGGGTAGTGGATGGTTAGAAAAACGTCTCAACGCTTATCATCGTGGAGGTGTGATGTAA
- a CDS encoding amino acid ABC transporter ATP-binding protein, translated as MIQLEQISKSFGKQEVLHHIDLQVKKGEVVVILGPSGSGKTTLLRCINYLEKPDAGQITIGNLRVDTKHPTKKEIHALRQQTAMVFQQYNLFKHKTALENVMEGLTIVRKIPKDKAREISVQVLEKVGLGTKLDHYPSQLSGGQQQRVGIARALALNPEVILFDEPTSALDPELVGEVLSVIRKIAKEGITMIVVTHEMDFARDVANHVVFMDGGVVVEEGTPEEIFQRPKEERTRQFLSRITPQATYFI; from the coding sequence ATGATTCAACTGGAGCAAATATCCAAGTCATTTGGCAAACAGGAAGTGCTTCACCATATCGATCTGCAAGTTAAAAAAGGTGAAGTGGTGGTTATTTTGGGCCCGAGCGGTTCAGGCAAGACGACATTACTGCGCTGTATTAATTATTTGGAAAAGCCTGATGCAGGACAGATTACAATCGGTAATCTACGTGTCGATACGAAGCATCCTACCAAAAAAGAAATCCATGCGCTACGTCAACAAACAGCGATGGTATTTCAACAATATAATCTATTCAAACACAAAACAGCACTCGAAAATGTAATGGAAGGATTAACGATTGTTCGCAAAATACCCAAAGATAAAGCACGTGAGATCAGTGTACAGGTACTTGAAAAAGTAGGGCTTGGCACTAAATTGGACCATTATCCAAGCCAGCTATCCGGTGGTCAGCAACAACGTGTCGGAATTGCTAGAGCACTGGCTTTGAATCCAGAAGTAATCCTTTTTGATGAACCGACTTCAGCACTTGATCCAGAACTGGTGGGTGAGGTGTTAAGTGTAATTCGCAAAATAGCTAAAGAAGGTATCACCATGATTGTAGTAACACATGAAATGGATTTTGCCAGAGATGTGGCTAATCATGTGGTCTTTATGGATGGCGGCGTAGTTGTAGAAGAAGGAACACCGGAAGAGATTTTTCAACGTCCCAAAGAAGAACGTACCCGTCAATTTTTGAGCCGTATTACACCACAGGCTACGTATTTTATTTAG
- a CDS encoding LLM class flavin-dependent oxidoreductase produces the protein MSIPIGILDQSPRFAGESAEDAFRHTIELAQIAEELGYRRFWVSEHHDSANVSGSSPEVLISYLLAKTKKITIGSGGVMLQHYSPYKVAENFNVLSTLAPGRVELGIGRAPGGLPRSTRALQGDHQASPVSLTDKIIETRNYIYNRIADDHALAGIHVSPNPTQPADLFVLGASSNSAEVAAKLGLPYVFSQFINGDEEVALTAVRNYREQFVPSIEYPKPHVILALSVIVAETEEEAAQLAGENLSVKIHLESGKVLTVATIEQAEEFGRQSAEKYRIEVKEAKVVKGSPSSVYQQLSDIRQRYGIEELVVHTVIQNFHKRVRSFELLQQAFVQAEVEASLEV, from the coding sequence ATGAGTATTCCGATAGGTATTTTGGATCAAAGTCCACGATTTGCAGGAGAAAGTGCAGAAGATGCTTTTCGACATACGATAGAGCTTGCTCAAATTGCCGAGGAATTGGGGTATCGTCGATTCTGGGTATCCGAGCATCATGATTCTGCTAATGTGTCTGGTTCTTCACCGGAAGTATTGATCTCTTATTTGCTCGCCAAAACCAAAAAAATTACGATTGGTTCAGGTGGAGTGATGTTGCAACATTACAGTCCGTATAAAGTCGCCGAGAACTTTAATGTATTATCTACACTTGCACCTGGCAGAGTAGAATTAGGCATAGGACGTGCTCCAGGTGGATTACCTCGATCAACACGCGCTTTACAAGGAGATCATCAGGCAAGCCCTGTAAGCTTAACCGACAAAATTATAGAAACCCGCAATTATATTTACAATCGAATAGCAGACGATCATGCGCTAGCAGGTATCCATGTAAGTCCAAATCCTACGCAACCTGCTGATCTATTCGTACTTGGAGCGAGTTCCAATAGTGCAGAAGTAGCAGCCAAATTAGGATTACCCTATGTGTTCTCCCAATTTATTAACGGGGATGAAGAAGTGGCTCTTACAGCTGTACGTAATTATCGTGAACAATTTGTTCCTTCGATCGAATATCCGAAGCCACATGTTATTCTGGCTTTATCTGTTATAGTCGCTGAGACCGAAGAAGAAGCTGCTCAATTAGCAGGCGAGAATCTATCTGTTAAAATTCATCTGGAAAGTGGTAAAGTACTTACAGTAGCTACCATCGAACAAGCCGAAGAATTTGGTAGACAATCTGCTGAAAAATATCGAATTGAAGTAAAAGAAGCCAAAGTAGTCAAAGGTTCTCCTTCGTCGGTGTATCAACAATTGTCTGATATTCGTCAGCGATATGGTATAGAAGAATTGGTAGTGCATACAGTGATTCAGAATTTTCATAAGCGTGTGCGTTCATTTGAATTATTACAACAGGCTTTTGTTCAGGCAGAGGTAGAAGCTTCATTGGAGGTGTAA
- a CDS encoding amidohydrolase produces the protein MALTEGLQQQLSDIRRHIHRHPELSGEEIQTTAYIRQLLEAADIQILSFPNLKTGVIAEIGTGESVIALRADIDALPVQEETGLAFASEVNGKMHACGHDFHTASLLGAAYLLKEQEHQLQGRVRLIFQPAEEKAKGAQEVIANGALEGVQAIFGLHNKPDLPVGTVGIRNGALMAAADGFIVEVTGVGTHAAVPEAGIDPIVVSAHIVTAIQSIVSRNISSQQGAVISVTQLNSGHVWNVIPDLAVLQGTIRTFDEQVREQVLSRFEQIVEGVATAFGTSAKVKWLAGPPPVLNDEQWTGAAQIAAEQSNLQVVEPAVSPASEDFSFYQKEVPGVFIFVGTSGPQEWHHPSFDVDERALSSTATFLANTARVALKQVEQQPISSTSTY, from the coding sequence ATGGCGTTAACAGAAGGACTTCAACAGCAACTTAGCGATATTCGTAGACATATTCATCGTCATCCTGAATTATCAGGAGAAGAGATACAGACAACAGCTTATATCCGTCAATTGTTAGAAGCGGCAGATATTCAGATTTTGTCTTTTCCTAATCTGAAAACAGGTGTGATCGCAGAAATAGGAACCGGTGAATCGGTTATTGCGTTACGTGCAGATATTGATGCTTTGCCTGTACAAGAAGAGACAGGACTTGCTTTTGCTTCAGAAGTAAATGGTAAAATGCATGCATGTGGTCATGATTTTCATACTGCTTCTTTGTTAGGGGCGGCGTATTTGCTCAAAGAACAAGAACATCAACTGCAAGGAAGAGTGCGACTAATTTTTCAACCTGCGGAAGAAAAAGCCAAAGGAGCACAGGAAGTGATTGCAAATGGAGCGCTTGAAGGTGTACAAGCGATCTTCGGACTTCACAACAAGCCTGACCTGCCTGTAGGTACAGTAGGGATTCGCAATGGTGCACTGATGGCAGCGGCAGATGGATTTATTGTAGAAGTGACAGGAGTCGGTACACATGCTGCGGTACCAGAAGCAGGGATTGATCCTATCGTGGTGTCTGCGCATATTGTAACAGCAATACAATCTATCGTTAGTCGTAATATCAGTTCTCAACAAGGTGCTGTTATTAGCGTGACCCAGTTGAATAGCGGACATGTATGGAATGTGATTCCTGATCTCGCTGTCCTGCAAGGAACGATCCGTACATTTGATGAACAGGTACGGGAGCAAGTGCTATCTCGATTTGAACAGATTGTTGAAGGGGTAGCCACTGCTTTTGGGACTTCTGCCAAAGTAAAATGGTTAGCCGGCCCTCCTCCTGTTCTCAATGATGAGCAGTGGACAGGTGCAGCCCAGATTGCAGCAGAGCAAAGCAATCTTCAAGTGGTTGAGCCTGCGGTATCACCAGCAAGCGAAGACTTTTCATTTTATCAAAAAGAAGTGCCAGGTGTATTTATCTTTGTCGGTACGTCAGGCCCGCAAGAATGGCATCATCCGTCATTTGATGTAGATGAACGTGCATTAAGCAGTACCGCTACATTTTTGGCAAATACAGCACGTGTTGCTTTGAAGCAAGTAGAGCAACAACCTATTTCATCCACATCCACATATTGA
- a CDS encoding ArsR family transcriptional regulator translates to MSDSVTVPKSVSYTIELQFNPLYECLNSLHTYICRPSYKKIDLDPSWAKSVEEQLPPAFAERLAQTGIDAEWRLIVLLVCCCPDQTPEQFIQWIEDMTVKQLEVLIAEHTSLPVTGVARLRSRILMLFQQWNEYYFSRIDQQIITGLQQEYEQKQAILMQNHHLSTFVDEVTNGIVFEPHAELKRLILVPHYHFKPLNIIYAYHSFVICHYPAKLYLGDSSELPPYEYRVIRALAEQSRLKILKYLYNGPRSFIEIVRYLGLSKGITHDHVTKLRSAGLLHAHIQGETLTVYSLRTHAIDHLQQMLMHFIEDNQ, encoded by the coding sequence TTGAGTGATTCGGTGACGGTTCCCAAGTCAGTATCCTATACTATTGAGCTTCAATTTAACCCTTTATATGAATGTCTTAACAGCTTGCATACGTATATCTGCCGTCCTTCTTACAAAAAGATCGATTTAGATCCTTCTTGGGCCAAATCGGTAGAGGAGCAGTTACCTCCTGCATTTGCAGAGCGTCTTGCTCAGACGGGAATCGATGCAGAGTGGAGATTGATTGTTTTGCTGGTCTGTTGTTGTCCCGACCAGACACCGGAACAATTTATACAATGGATAGAAGATATGACAGTAAAGCAACTAGAAGTACTGATCGCTGAACATACGTCACTGCCGGTTACCGGAGTGGCTCGTCTGCGTAGCCGAATACTGATGTTGTTCCAACAATGGAATGAATATTACTTTTCCCGGATCGATCAGCAGATCATCACAGGGCTGCAACAAGAATACGAGCAGAAGCAAGCGATATTAATGCAGAACCATCATCTGTCTACTTTTGTAGATGAAGTGACCAACGGTATTGTATTTGAACCGCATGCTGAACTCAAGCGTCTGATTCTTGTACCTCATTATCATTTCAAACCGCTTAATATTATTTATGCATATCATTCATTTGTTATCTGTCATTATCCTGCCAAATTATATCTGGGCGATTCTTCTGAATTACCGCCTTATGAATATCGAGTCATTCGGGCATTGGCTGAACAGAGCCGTTTGAAAATATTAAAATATCTATATAATGGTCCACGTAGCTTTATTGAAATTGTACGTTATTTGGGATTATCGAAAGGAATTACGCATGATCATGTGACCAAGTTACGCAGTGCTGGATTACTTCATGCCCATATTCAAGGAGAAACGCTCACTGTCTATAGTCTGCGAACTCATGCTATTGATCATCTACAGCAGATGTTAATGCATTTTATTGAAGATAATCAATAA